A stretch of the Macaca thibetana thibetana isolate TM-01 chromosome X, ASM2454274v1, whole genome shotgun sequence genome encodes the following:
- the LOC126945570 gene encoding LOW QUALITY PROTEIN: atlastin-2-like (The sequence of the model RefSeq protein was modified relative to this genomic sequence to represent the inferred CDS: deleted 1 base in 1 codon) translates to MAEGDEAALGQQPHQGLRRRRRTSDPSAAVNHVSSTTSLGENYEDDDLVNSDEVMKKPCPVQIVLAHEDDHNFELDEEALEQILLQEHIRDLNIVVVSVAGAFRKGKSFLLDFMLRYMYNKDSQSWIGGNNEPLTGFTWRGGCERETTGIQVWNEVFVIDRPNGTKVAVLLMDTQGAFDSQSTIKDCATVFALSTMTSSVQVYNLSQNIQEDDLQHLQLFTEYGRLAMEEIYQKPFQTLMFLIRDWSYPYEHSYGLEGGKQFLEKRLQVKKNQHEELQNVRKHIHNCFSNLGCFLLPHPGLKVATNPSFDGRLKDIDEDFKRELRNLVPLLLAPENLVEKEISGSKVTCRDLVEYFKAYIKIYQGEELPHPKSMLQATAEANNLAAVVGARDTYCKSMEQVCGGDKPYIAPSDLERKHLDLKEVAIKQFCSVKNMGGDEFCRRYQDQLEAEIEETYANFIKHNDGKNIFYAARTPATLFAVMFAMYIISGLTGFIGLNSIAVLCNLVMGLALTFLCTWAYVKYSGEFREIGTMIDQIAETLWEQVLKPLGDNLMEENIRQSVTNSIKAGLTDQVSHHSRLKTD, encoded by the exons ATGGCGGAGGGGGACGAGGCAGCGCTAGGGCAGCAACCGCACCAGGGGCTGCGGCGCCGGCGGCGGACCAGCGACCCAAGCGCCGCGGTTAACCACGTCTCGTCCACGACCTCCCTAGGTGAGAATTATGAAGATGATGACTTAGTAAATTCTGATGAGGTTATGAAGAAACCATGTCCAGTACAGATTGTTCTTGCTCATGAAGATGACCATAACTTTGAACTTGATGAAGAAGCTTTGGAGCAGATACTGCTACAGGAGCACATACGAGATCTTAACATAGTAGTGGTATCTGTAGCAGGAGCTTTTCGTAAAGGGAAGTCATTTCTACTGGACTTCATGCTTAGATACATGTATAACAAGGATTCTCAAAGTTGGATTGGTGGAAACAATGAACCATTGACAGGCTTTACATGGCGAGGTGGCTGTGAAAGAGAAACAACAGGCATACAAGTTTGGAATGAAGTATTTGTGATTGACAGACCTAATGGAACGAAAGTTGCCGTGCTGCTTATGGATACCCAGGGTGCCTTTGATAGCCAGTCAACTATCAAAGACTGTGCAACGGTGTTTGCTCTGAGCACTATGACTAGCTCTGTCCAGGTATATAATCTGTCTCAGAATATTCAAGAAGATGATCTTCAACATTTGCAATTATTTACAGAGTATGGAAGACTTGCGATGGAAGAAATCTACCAGAAACCATTTCAGACATTAATGTTTTTGATTCGAGATTGGAGCTATCCTTACGAACATTCATATGGTTTGGAAGGTGGAAAGCAGTTTCTTGAAAAGAGattacaggta aaaaaaaatcaacatgaagAGCTTCAGAATGTAAGGAAGCACATACACAATTGTTTCTCAAATCTTGGTTGCTTCCTTTTGCCACATCCTGGTCTTAAAGTTGCAACTAATCCTAGTTTTGATGGGAGATTGAAAGATATTGATGAAGACTTTAAACGAGAGCTTCGAAATCTGGTTCCATTGCTGCTTGCCCCTGAAAATTTGGTAGAAAAAGAGATAAGTGGATCTAAAGTCACTTGTAGAGATCTTGTAGAATATTTTAAGGCTTACATCAAAATTTATCAAGGAGAGGAACTTCCACATCCAAAGTCCATGCTTCAGGCAACAGCTGAAGCTAATAATCTTGCTGCAGTAGTAGGAGCAAGAGATACCTATTGTAAAAGTATGGAACAGGTATGTGGAGGGGACAAGCCTTACATTGCACCTTCAGATCTGGAGCGAAAACACTTGGATCTCAAGGAAGTGGCGATCAAACAATTTTGTTCTGTAAAAAACATGGGTGGAGATGAGTTCTGCCGACGTTATCAGGACCAGCTTGAAGCTGAAATTGAAGAAACCTATGCAAATTTTATAAAGCACAATGATGGCAAAAATATCTTCTATGCTGCTCGTACCCCAGCCACACTGTTTGCGGTCATGTTTGCTATGTATATAATCTCAGGACTGACTGGCTTCATTGGCCTAAACTCTATAGCCGTCTTGTGTAACCTTGTCATGGGGTTAGCACTGACATTTCTTTGTACTTGGGCATATGTTAAATACTCTGGGGAGTTCAGAGAAATTGGAACAATGATTGATCAGATTGCTGAAACACTATGGGAACAGGTATTGAAGCCCCTGGGTGATAATTTGATGGAGGAAAACATAAGGCAGTCTGTAACAAACTCTATCAAAGCAGGCCTGACTGACCAGGTGTCTCATCATTCCAGATTAAAGACAGACTGA